The Microcebus murinus isolate Inina chromosome 4, M.murinus_Inina_mat1.0, whole genome shotgun sequence genome has a segment encoding these proteins:
- the LOC142870536 gene encoding mas-related G-protein coupled receptor member X3-like, which yields MESTTPAWNMESDANCQANRTFSCPCNLAALTFTCLAGIVVLVGLAGNSVVLWLLGFRMRRNAFSVYILNLAVADFLFLCFLMIESLNTLSAVFNYRFLINEVFNYVWPFPYLTGLGMLSAISTERCMSALWPIWYRCRRPRHTSAVVCGLLWALVLLLNIPEFLCVSGYIRHRDGCEKPQIIINAWLVVLFVVLCGSSLALLIRFLCGSGRMRMTRLYVTILLTVLAFLVCGLPFGIVRFSYYWIWLEFKVHCYLLLVSMFLTCVNSSANPVIYFFAGSFRQRRQQGRQTLRQVLQRALQDTPEVDEPGGSLPQGSLELSESR from the coding sequence ATGGAGTCAACAACCCCAGCCTGGAACATGGAATCCGATGCAAACTGTCAAGCTAACAGGACCTTTTCTTGCCCATGTAATTTGGCAGCTCTGACCTTCACTTGCCTGGCTGGCATTGTTGTCCTGGTGGGGCTGGCGGGAAACAGCGTTGTGCTCTGGCTGCTGGGCTTCCGCATGCGCAGGAACGCCTTCTCCGTCTATATCCTCAACCTGGCGGTGGCCgacttcctcttcctctgcttcctGATGATAGAATCCCTGAATACACTCTCTGCGGTCTTCAATTATCGCTTCCTTATCAATGAGGTCTTCAACTATGTGTGGCCTTTTCCCTACCTGACAGGGCTGGGCATGCTGAGCGCCATCAGCACCGAGCGCTGCATGTCCGCCCTGTGGCCCATCTGGTACCGCTGCCGCCGCCCGAGACACACGTCAGCTGTTGTGTGTGGCCTGCTCTGGGCCCTGGTCCTGCTGCTGAACATCCCAGAATTCTTGTGTGTATCTGGGTACATTCGTCACCGTGACGGTTGTGAGAAACCTCAAATCATCATAAATGCGTGGCTGGTTGTTTTGTTTGTGGTTCTCTGTGgctccagcctggccctgctCATCCGATTCCTATGTGGTTCCGGGCGGATGCGGATGACCAGGCTGTATGTGACCATCCTGCTCACAGTGCTGGCCTTCCTCGTCTGTGGGCTGCCCTTTGGCATTGTCAGGTTCTCCTATTATTGGATATGGCTTGAGTTTAAAGTCCACTGTTATTTATTGCTAGTTTCCATGTTCCTGACGTGTGTCAACAGCAGCGCCAACCCCGTCATTTACTTCTTTGCGGGCTCCTTTAGGCAGCGGCGGCAGCAAGGGCGGCAGACCCTGCGGCAGGTTCTCCAGCGGGCTCTGCAGGACACCCCTGAGGTGGATGAACCTGGGGGCAGCCTTCCTCAGGGATCCCTGGAGCTGTCGGAAAGCAGATAG